In Rhizobium sp. BT04, the following proteins share a genomic window:
- a CDS encoding LacI family DNA-binding transcriptional regulator — translation MKGIRQLAKHLDISIGTVSRALNGKPDVNDETRRRVLAAAEELGYVANQSGRSLRQGMTNVIGLMLEVSRETVENSDDFFLGVTDGLQSVFSRHKLDLVMLPCPDDEDPHEYLKRMVARRLVDALIISATRRTDRRIELLEKARIPFVALGRSASGGSYTWMDLDFEGVAARGVDRLVAKGHRRIAVAAPSSDINLGYIFIDSYREALQRHGIAFDPALVIRVKSSEQGGYQAGHELLMIEERPTAIILIHELMAIGLYRRLAEAGIVPGRDLAVVGFREEPRTHFLQPSLTSFRMSLRDLGAQLGETLLATMPAYAEHYPQGARNRIWPMELVPGESDAFTLMP, via the coding sequence ATGAAGGGAATTCGCCAGCTTGCCAAACATCTCGACATTTCGATCGGGACCGTATCCCGTGCGCTGAACGGCAAGCCTGACGTCAACGACGAAACGCGCCGGCGCGTGCTCGCCGCCGCCGAAGAGCTCGGTTACGTCGCCAACCAGTCGGGCCGCAGCCTCCGCCAGGGCATGACCAACGTCATCGGGCTGATGCTCGAGGTCAGCCGCGAGACGGTCGAAAACAGCGACGACTTCTTCCTCGGCGTCACCGACGGGCTGCAGAGCGTCTTTTCCCGCCATAAGCTCGATCTGGTCATGCTGCCCTGCCCCGACGACGAAGATCCGCACGAATATCTGAAGCGCATGGTGGCGCGCCGCCTCGTCGATGCGCTGATCATCTCGGCGACCCGGCGCACCGACCGGCGCATCGAGCTTCTGGAAAAGGCCCGCATTCCCTTCGTGGCGCTCGGCCGCAGCGCGTCCGGCGGCAGCTACACCTGGATGGACCTCGATTTCGAAGGCGTGGCGGCGCGCGGTGTCGACCGGCTGGTGGCGAAAGGCCACCGGCGGATCGCGGTAGCGGCCCCCTCCTCCGACATCAACCTCGGCTACATCTTCATCGACAGTTACCGTGAGGCGCTGCAACGCCACGGCATTGCCTTCGATCCGGCGCTCGTCATCCGCGTCAAGTCGAGCGAACAGGGCGGCTATCAGGCCGGCCACGAACTGCTGATGATCGAAGAGCGGCCGACCGCGATCATCCTGATCCACGAGCTGATGGCGATCGGGCTTTACCGGCGGCTTGCCGAAGCCGGCATCGTGCCCGGCCGCGATCTCGCCGTCGTCGGTTTCCGTGAGGAGCCGCGCACCCATTTCCTGCAGCCGTCGCTGACCTCCTTCCGCATGTCGCTGCGCGATCTCGGCGCCCAGCTCGGCGAAACCCTGCTCGCCACCATGCCGGCCTATGCCGAGCACTATCCGCAGGGCGCCCGCAACCGGATCTGGCCGATGGAGCTCGTGCCAGGCGAAAGCGACGCCTTCACGCTGATGCCGTGA